A section of the Pan paniscus chromosome 11, NHGRI_mPanPan1-v2.0_pri, whole genome shotgun sequence genome encodes:
- the LOC100970242 gene encoding uncharacterized protein C7orf50-like gives MAKQKRKVPEVTEKKNKKLKKASAEGPLLGPEAAPSGEGAGSKGEAVLRPGLDAEPERSPEEQRVLERKLKKERKKEERQRLREAGLVAQHPPARRSGAEMALDYLCGWAQKHKNWRFQKTRQTWLLLHMYDSDKVPDEHFSTLLAYLEGLQGRARELTVKKAEALMRELDEEGSDPPLPGRAQRIRQVLQLLS, from the coding sequence ATggcaaaacagaagagaaaagttCCTGAAgtgacagagaaaaagaacaaaaagctgAAGAAGGCGTCAGCAGAGGGGCCACTGCTGGGCCCTGAGGCTGCACCAAGTGGCGAAGGAGCCGGCTCCAAGGGAGAAGCTGTGCTCAGGCCCGGGCTGGACGCAGAGCCAGAGCGGTCCCCAGAGGAGCAGAGGGTCCTGGAAAGGAAGCTGAAAAAGGAACggaagaaagaggagaggcaGCGTCTGCGGGAGGCAGGCCTTGTGGCCCAGCACCCGCCTGCCAGGCGCTCGGGGGCCGAAATGGCCCTGGACTACCTCTGCGGATGGGCCCAAAAGCACAAGAACTGGAGGTTTCAGAAGACGAGGCAGACCTGGCTCCTGCTCCACATGTATGACAGTGACAAGGTTCCCGATGAGCACTTCTCCACCCTGCTGGCCTACCTGGAGGGGCTGCAGGGCCGGGCCCGAGAGCTGACGGTGAAGAAGGCGGAAGCCCTGATGCGGGAGCTGGATGAGGAGGGCTCTGATCCCCCCCTGCCGGGGAGGGCCCAGCGCATCCGACAGGTGCTGCAGCTGCTCTCCTAG